One region of Channa argus isolate prfri chromosome 20, Channa argus male v1.0, whole genome shotgun sequence genomic DNA includes:
- the LOC137105807 gene encoding sulfotransferase 1B1-like, with the protein MPKEDVSYGEAIQKASASITRFPLIPVKGIPLMNHIANNWDSIWAFCPDPSDILIATYPKAGTTWTQEIVDLLLHNGDAEACKRAPTPVRSPFLEICSPPPIPSGLELLGEMDPPRMIKTHLPIQLVPPAFWEKKCKTIYVARNAKDNLVSYYYFDCMNLTQPEPGPWEGYIHKFMHGELAWGSWYDHVKSYWLEKENKNILYIFYEDMKENPRREIERIMRYLDLSVSDEVINRIVELTSFKNMKDNPMANYSCIPASVFDHSVSAFMRKGEVGDWINHFTPEQSKMFDEDYEKQMKDVNIPFKTLI; encoded by the exons ATGCCAAAAGAAGACGTGTCCTACGGTGAGGCCATTCAGAAGGCCAGTGCCTCCATCACACGCTTCCCTCTCATCCCAGTCAAAGGAATTCCTCTCATGAATCACATTGCCAACAACTGGGACTCCATCTGGGCTTTCTGTCCCGACCCTTCAGACATCCTCATCGCCACTTACCCCAAAGCAG GGACAACATGGACACAGGAGATAGTTGACCTGCTTCTTCACAATGGAGATGCTGAAGCCTGCAAACGAGCCCCCACACCTGTCCGCAGTCCGTTCCTGGAGATCTGCTCACCCCCACCCATCCCTTCAG GTCTTGAACTTCTGGGGGAAATGGATCCCCCAAGAATGATCAAGACACACCTTCCTATTCAACTGGTCCCTCCTGCATTTTGGGAAAAGAAATGCAAG ACAATCTACGTGGCACGCAATGCCAAAGACAACCTGGTCAGCTACTACTACTTTGACTGTATGAACCTGACCCAGCCTGAACCAGGACCCTGGGAGGGCTACATTCACAAGTTCATGCATGGAGAGT TGGCATGGGGCTCCTGGTATGATCATGTCAAAAGTTACTGGTTAGAGAAAGAGAATAAGAATATCCTCTACATCTTCTATGAGGACATGAAAGAG AATCCTCGGCGTGAAATTGAGCGTATTATGAGGTACCTGGACTTGTCTGTGTCTGACGAGGTCATCAACCGAATTGTGGAGCTCACATCTTTTAAGAACATGAAAGACAACCCGATGGCCAACTACTCCTGCATCCCAGCATCTGTTTTTGATCATTCTGTCTCTGCGTTCATGAGAAAAG gtgaaGTAGGTGATTGGATAAACCATTTCACACCCGAACAATCGAAGATGTTTGATGAAGATTatgaaaagcaaatgaaagatGTCAACATACCCTTCAAGACCCTCATCTAA
- the atp2a1l gene encoding ATPase sarcoplasmic/endoplasmic reticulum Ca2+ transporting 1, like isoform X2, giving the protein MENAHAKVPAECLAYFGVNENTGLTPEQFKRNLDKYGFNELPAEEGKSIWELVIEQFEDLLVRILLLAACISFVLAWFEEGEETVTAFVEPFVILLILIANAVVGVWQERNAEDAIEALKEYEPEMGKVYRSDRKSVQRIKAREIVPGDIVEVSVGDKVPADIRLVSIKSTTLRVDQSILTGESVSVIKHTEAVPDLRAVNQDKKNMLFSGTNIAAGKAIGVAVATGVATEIGKIRDQMVATEQEKTPLQAKLDEFGQQLSKVITLICIAVWAINIGHFNDPVHGGSWIRGAVYYFKIAVALAVAAIPEGLPAVITTCLALGTRRMAKKNAIVRSLPSVETLGCTSVICSDKTGTLTTNQMCVTKMFIVKNVEGDHVDLDAFDISGSKYTPEGEVTQGGSRTVCSAYDGLVELATICALCNDSSLDYNESKKIYEKVGEATETALCCLVEKMNVFNSNVKNLSRVERANACCSVIKQLMRKNFTLEFSRDRKSMSVYCTPGKGDGGAKMFVKGAPEGVIDRCTYVRVGTTRVPLTNAIKDKIMAVIKEWGTGRDTLRCLALATRDTPLKLEEMNLEDSTKFIDYETDLTFVGCVGMLDPPRKEVSGSIELCRAAGIRVIMITGDNKGTAIAICRRIGIFHEDEDVTGRAYTGREFDDLPIQEQSDAVRRACCFARVEPSHKSKIVEFLQGHDDITAMTGDGVNDAPALKKAEIGIAMGSGTAVAKSASEMVLADDNFSSIVAAVEEGRAIYNNMKQFIRYLISSNVGEVVCIFLTAALGLPEALIPVQLLWVNLVTDGLPATALGFNPPDLDIMGKPPRSPKEPLISGWLFFRYMAIGGYVGAATVGGAAWWFLYDATGPGVTYYQLSHFMQCHDENEDFAGLDCEIFEASPPMTMALSVLVTIEMCNALNSLSENQSLLRMPPWSNFWLISAMTLSMSLHFMIIYVDPLPMVFRLTHLDVEQWLMVLKLSFPVILIDEVLKFVARNYVET; this is encoded by the exons AGCTGCCAGCTGAGGAGG GTAAGAGCATCTGGGAGCTGGTCATTGAACAGTTTGAGGACTTGCTTGTCAGGATCCTGCTGCTGGCTGCCTGCATCTCTTTT GTGCTGGCCTGGTTTGAGGAAGGTGAGGAGACCGTCACCGCCTTTGTGGAACCCTTTGTCATCCTGCTTATCCTCATTGCGAATGCCGTTGTTGGTGTGTGGCAG GAGCGTAATGCTGAAGATGCCATCGAGGCTCTCAAAGAGTATGAGCCTGAGATGGGCAAAGTTTACCGTTCTGACAGAAAGAGTGTGCAGAGGATTAAGGCCAGAGAAATTGTCCCAGGGGACATTGTGGAGGTGTCTG TTGGTGACAAAGTCCCCGCTGACATCAGGCTTGTTTCAATCAAGTCCACCACCCTGCGTGTTGACCAGTCAATTCTTACTg gtGAGTCTGTTAGTGTAATCAAGCACACTGAGGCTGTTCCTGACCTCAGAGCTGTCAACCAGGACAAGAAGAACATGCTTTTCTCT GGCACTAACATCGCTGCTGGAAAGGCCATAGGTGTGGCTGTGGCCACTGGTGTCGCCACTGAAATCGGCAAGATCCGTGACCAGATGGTTGCCACCGAGCAGGAGAAGACTCCTCTGCAGGCCAAGCTAGATGAGTTTGGCCAACAGCTGTCTAAGGTTATCACTCTGATCTGCATTGCTGTCTGGGCCATCAACATCGGCCACTTCAACGACCCCGTCCACGGAGGCTCATGGATCCGTGGTGCTGTCTACTATTTTAAGATCGCTGTTGCTCTGGCTGTGGCTGCCATCCCTGAAG GTCTGCCCGCTGTCATCACCACCTGCTTGGCCCTCGGTACTCGCCGTATGGCGAAGAAGAATGCCATTGTCAGAAGCCTGCCCTCTGTAGAGACCCTGGGCTGTACCTCTGTCATCTGCTCCGATAAGACTGGCACCCTCACCACCAACCAGATGTGTGTGACCAAG ATGTTCATTGTCAAGAATGTTGAAGGCGACCATGTTGACCTTGATGCCTTTGATATCTCTGGCTCCAAGTACACACCCGAGGGCGAGGT TACCCAGGGAGGTTCCAGGACTGTCTGCAGCGCATACGATGGCCTTGTTGAGCTGGCAACGATCTGTGCCCTGTGCAATGACTCCTCTCTGGACTACAACGAG TCCAAGAAGATCTATGAGAAGGTTGGTGAGGCTACTGAGACTGCCCTGTGCTGCCTTGTTGAGAAGATGAATGTGTTCAACTCCAATGTGAAGAACCTGTCCAGAGTTGAGAGAGCCAATGCTTGCTGTTCC GTGATCAAGCAGCTCATGAGGAAGAACTTCACTCTGGAGTTCTCCCGCGACAGGAAGTCCATGTCCGTATACTGCACACCTGGTAAGGGTGATGGTGGTGCCAAGATGTTTGTGAAG GGTGCCCCTGAGGGTGTCATTGACAGATGCACTTATGTGCGTGTTGGCACCACCCGCGTGCCCCTGACCAATGCCATCAAGGACAAGATTATGGCTGTTATCAAGGAATGGGGTACCGGCCGTGACACCCTGCGTTGTCTGGCCCTGGCCACACGTGACACCCCTCTGAAGCTGGAGGAGATGAACCTCGAGGACTCTACCAAGTTTATCGATTATGAG ACCGACCTGACCTTTGTTGGCTGCGTGGGTATGCTGGATCCCCCTCGTAAGGAAGTTAGTGGCTCCATTGAGCTGTGCAGAGCTGCTGGAATCCGTGTCATCATGATCACTG GCGACAACAAGGGAACCGCTATCGCCATCTGCCGCCGCATTGGCATCTTCCATGAGGATGAAGACGTTACTGGCAGGGCCTACACTGGACGTGAATTTGATGATCTCCCCATCCAAGAACAATCCGACGCTGTGCGCAGGGCTTGCTGCTTTGCCCGTGTGGAGCCATCTCACAAGTCCAAAATTGTGGAGTTCTTGCAGGGTCATGATGACATTACTGCTATG ACTGGTGATGGTGTGAACGATGCCCCTGCCCTGAAGAAGGCCGAGATTGGCATCGCCATGGGCTCTGGCACTGCCGTTGCCAAGTCTGCCTCTGAGATGGTCCTGGCTGACGACAACTTCTCTTCCATTGTGGCTGCTGTTGAGGAGGGCAGAGCTATCTACAACAACATGAAGCAGTTCATCCGCTACCTAATTTCCTCCAATGTTGGTGAGGTCGTCTG TATTTTCCTGACTGCTGCTCTGGGTCTGCCCGAGGCTCTGATCCCCGTCCAGCTGCTGTGGGTCAACCTGGTGACTGATGGACTGCCTGCTACTGCTCTGGGATTTAACCCTCCTGATCTGGACATCATGGGCAAGCCCCCACGTTCCCCCAAGGAGCCCCTGATCTCTGGCTGGCTGTTCTTCAGATACATGGCTATTGGTG GATACGTCGGTGCTGCCACTGTTGGTGGTGCTGCCTGGTGGTTCCTCTACGATGCCACTGGCCCCGGTGTCACCTACTACCAGCTG TCCCACTTCATGCAGTGCCACGATGAGAACGAGGACTTCGCTGGCCTTGACTGTGAGATATTTGAGGCTTCTCCACCCATGACCATGGCTCTGTCTGTGCTTGTCACCATTGAGATGTGCAACGCTCTCAACAG ctTGTCTGAGAACCAGTCTCTGCTGCGCATGCCCCCATGGAGCAACTTCTGGTTGATCTCCGCTATGACCCTCTCCATGTCCCTGCACTTCATGATCATCTATGTTGACCCTCTGCCC ATGGTCTTTAGGTTGACCCATCTTGACGTGGAACAATGGTTGATGGTCCTGAAGCTTTCCTTCCCTGTCATCCTCATAGATGAGGTGCTGAAGTTTGTGGCCCGCAACTACGTCGAGA CATAA
- the atp2a1l gene encoding ATPase sarcoplasmic/endoplasmic reticulum Ca2+ transporting 1, like isoform X1, translating to MENAHAKVPAECLAYFGVNENTGLTPEQFKRNLDKYGFNELPAEEGKSIWELVIEQFEDLLVRILLLAACISFVLAWFEEGEETVTAFVEPFVILLILIANAVVGVWQERNAEDAIEALKEYEPEMGKVYRSDRKSVQRIKAREIVPGDIVEVSVGDKVPADIRLVSIKSTTLRVDQSILTGESVSVIKHTEAVPDLRAVNQDKKNMLFSGTNIAAGKAIGVAVATGVATEIGKIRDQMVATEQEKTPLQAKLDEFGQQLSKVITLICIAVWAINIGHFNDPVHGGSWIRGAVYYFKIAVALAVAAIPEGLPAVITTCLALGTRRMAKKNAIVRSLPSVETLGCTSVICSDKTGTLTTNQMCVTKMFIVKNVEGDHVDLDAFDISGSKYTPEGEVTQGGSRTVCSAYDGLVELATICALCNDSSLDYNESKKIYEKVGEATETALCCLVEKMNVFNSNVKNLSRVERANACCSVIKQLMRKNFTLEFSRDRKSMSVYCTPGKGDGGAKMFVKGAPEGVIDRCTYVRVGTTRVPLTNAIKDKIMAVIKEWGTGRDTLRCLALATRDTPLKLEEMNLEDSTKFIDYETDLTFVGCVGMLDPPRKEVSGSIELCRAAGIRVIMITGDNKGTAIAICRRIGIFHEDEDVTGRAYTGREFDDLPIQEQSDAVRRACCFARVEPSHKSKIVEFLQGHDDITAMTGDGVNDAPALKKAEIGIAMGSGTAVAKSASEMVLADDNFSSIVAAVEEGRAIYNNMKQFIRYLISSNVGEVVCIFLTAALGLPEALIPVQLLWVNLVTDGLPATALGFNPPDLDIMGKPPRSPKEPLISGWLFFRYMAIGGYVGAATVGGAAWWFLYDATGPGVTYYQLSHFMQCHDENEDFAGLDCEIFEASPPMTMALSVLVTIEMCNALNSLSENQSLLRMPPWSNFWLISAMTLSMSLHFMIIYVDPLPMVFRLTHLDVEQWLMVLKLSFPVILIDEVLKFVARNYVETGTEAK from the exons AGCTGCCAGCTGAGGAGG GTAAGAGCATCTGGGAGCTGGTCATTGAACAGTTTGAGGACTTGCTTGTCAGGATCCTGCTGCTGGCTGCCTGCATCTCTTTT GTGCTGGCCTGGTTTGAGGAAGGTGAGGAGACCGTCACCGCCTTTGTGGAACCCTTTGTCATCCTGCTTATCCTCATTGCGAATGCCGTTGTTGGTGTGTGGCAG GAGCGTAATGCTGAAGATGCCATCGAGGCTCTCAAAGAGTATGAGCCTGAGATGGGCAAAGTTTACCGTTCTGACAGAAAGAGTGTGCAGAGGATTAAGGCCAGAGAAATTGTCCCAGGGGACATTGTGGAGGTGTCTG TTGGTGACAAAGTCCCCGCTGACATCAGGCTTGTTTCAATCAAGTCCACCACCCTGCGTGTTGACCAGTCAATTCTTACTg gtGAGTCTGTTAGTGTAATCAAGCACACTGAGGCTGTTCCTGACCTCAGAGCTGTCAACCAGGACAAGAAGAACATGCTTTTCTCT GGCACTAACATCGCTGCTGGAAAGGCCATAGGTGTGGCTGTGGCCACTGGTGTCGCCACTGAAATCGGCAAGATCCGTGACCAGATGGTTGCCACCGAGCAGGAGAAGACTCCTCTGCAGGCCAAGCTAGATGAGTTTGGCCAACAGCTGTCTAAGGTTATCACTCTGATCTGCATTGCTGTCTGGGCCATCAACATCGGCCACTTCAACGACCCCGTCCACGGAGGCTCATGGATCCGTGGTGCTGTCTACTATTTTAAGATCGCTGTTGCTCTGGCTGTGGCTGCCATCCCTGAAG GTCTGCCCGCTGTCATCACCACCTGCTTGGCCCTCGGTACTCGCCGTATGGCGAAGAAGAATGCCATTGTCAGAAGCCTGCCCTCTGTAGAGACCCTGGGCTGTACCTCTGTCATCTGCTCCGATAAGACTGGCACCCTCACCACCAACCAGATGTGTGTGACCAAG ATGTTCATTGTCAAGAATGTTGAAGGCGACCATGTTGACCTTGATGCCTTTGATATCTCTGGCTCCAAGTACACACCCGAGGGCGAGGT TACCCAGGGAGGTTCCAGGACTGTCTGCAGCGCATACGATGGCCTTGTTGAGCTGGCAACGATCTGTGCCCTGTGCAATGACTCCTCTCTGGACTACAACGAG TCCAAGAAGATCTATGAGAAGGTTGGTGAGGCTACTGAGACTGCCCTGTGCTGCCTTGTTGAGAAGATGAATGTGTTCAACTCCAATGTGAAGAACCTGTCCAGAGTTGAGAGAGCCAATGCTTGCTGTTCC GTGATCAAGCAGCTCATGAGGAAGAACTTCACTCTGGAGTTCTCCCGCGACAGGAAGTCCATGTCCGTATACTGCACACCTGGTAAGGGTGATGGTGGTGCCAAGATGTTTGTGAAG GGTGCCCCTGAGGGTGTCATTGACAGATGCACTTATGTGCGTGTTGGCACCACCCGCGTGCCCCTGACCAATGCCATCAAGGACAAGATTATGGCTGTTATCAAGGAATGGGGTACCGGCCGTGACACCCTGCGTTGTCTGGCCCTGGCCACACGTGACACCCCTCTGAAGCTGGAGGAGATGAACCTCGAGGACTCTACCAAGTTTATCGATTATGAG ACCGACCTGACCTTTGTTGGCTGCGTGGGTATGCTGGATCCCCCTCGTAAGGAAGTTAGTGGCTCCATTGAGCTGTGCAGAGCTGCTGGAATCCGTGTCATCATGATCACTG GCGACAACAAGGGAACCGCTATCGCCATCTGCCGCCGCATTGGCATCTTCCATGAGGATGAAGACGTTACTGGCAGGGCCTACACTGGACGTGAATTTGATGATCTCCCCATCCAAGAACAATCCGACGCTGTGCGCAGGGCTTGCTGCTTTGCCCGTGTGGAGCCATCTCACAAGTCCAAAATTGTGGAGTTCTTGCAGGGTCATGATGACATTACTGCTATG ACTGGTGATGGTGTGAACGATGCCCCTGCCCTGAAGAAGGCCGAGATTGGCATCGCCATGGGCTCTGGCACTGCCGTTGCCAAGTCTGCCTCTGAGATGGTCCTGGCTGACGACAACTTCTCTTCCATTGTGGCTGCTGTTGAGGAGGGCAGAGCTATCTACAACAACATGAAGCAGTTCATCCGCTACCTAATTTCCTCCAATGTTGGTGAGGTCGTCTG TATTTTCCTGACTGCTGCTCTGGGTCTGCCCGAGGCTCTGATCCCCGTCCAGCTGCTGTGGGTCAACCTGGTGACTGATGGACTGCCTGCTACTGCTCTGGGATTTAACCCTCCTGATCTGGACATCATGGGCAAGCCCCCACGTTCCCCCAAGGAGCCCCTGATCTCTGGCTGGCTGTTCTTCAGATACATGGCTATTGGTG GATACGTCGGTGCTGCCACTGTTGGTGGTGCTGCCTGGTGGTTCCTCTACGATGCCACTGGCCCCGGTGTCACCTACTACCAGCTG TCCCACTTCATGCAGTGCCACGATGAGAACGAGGACTTCGCTGGCCTTGACTGTGAGATATTTGAGGCTTCTCCACCCATGACCATGGCTCTGTCTGTGCTTGTCACCATTGAGATGTGCAACGCTCTCAACAG ctTGTCTGAGAACCAGTCTCTGCTGCGCATGCCCCCATGGAGCAACTTCTGGTTGATCTCCGCTATGACCCTCTCCATGTCCCTGCACTTCATGATCATCTATGTTGACCCTCTGCCC ATGGTCTTTAGGTTGACCCATCTTGACGTGGAACAATGGTTGATGGTCCTGAAGCTTTCCTTCCCTGTCATCCTCATAGATGAGGTGCTGAAGTTTGTGGCCCGCAACTACGTCGAGA CGGGTACAGAAGCTAAATAG